ATTTTACACCAGCGCTAAAGCCGTCTAAGTAATAGTCACTTCAACATCAATCCGAGTTCTTAAGATTTTACACCAGCTTTTAAGCCGTCTAAGTAATAGTAACTTCATCATCAATCCGAGTTCTTAAGATTTTACACCAGCGCTTAAGCCGTCTAAGTAATAGTAACTTCAACGTCAATCCGAGTTCTTAAGATTTTACACCAGCGCTAAAGCCGTCTAAGTAATAGTAACTTCATCATCAATCCGAGTTCTTAAGATTTTACACCAGCTTTTAACCCGTCTAAGTAATAGTAACTTCATCATCAATCCGagtttttaagattttacaccAGCGCTTAAGCCGTCTAAGTAATAGTAACTTCAACATCAATCCGagtttttaagattttacaccAGCGCTTAAGCCGTCTAAGTAATAGTAACTTCATCATCAATCCGAGttattaagattttacaccAGCGCTTTAGTCATCTTTGTAATAGTTACTGAATGCAAAACCCGAGTTATTGATGGGAGGAGGTAAACGAGGGAAGATTGGATAGGCAAAAAAAGCAAGAAAAGCAAGGACAGAAAAAGGAAGACAGGTGGGGAAGAAGAAGAGAGAAAGGAGAGAGAACAAACGAGAGCGAGGATATAAGGCGGAGACGAGAGAAGTAGGATGgcgagaggggggggggggtaaaggAGTTTTTTAGCGAGAGTTTGGAAATAAGGagaaaacagaaacatatgGGGAAGTGTAGATGGATGATGCggagaaaaacagaaaaaaagaggTGAGTGATTAAAGGGATGGAGAGGGgatgggtgggggggggggttgtgaATTTAGTATCTTTCAATCTCTACATATGAGATCATATATCTTTGGTCTTGGGTAAAATTACTTTTACATAGTCTTTTCTATGTATTGGCATTAGTTCGGACTTTGGGGGCAATATGCCACAATATGACCCAAGATTATTTGAAAAATCGAAATTCGTCTGATTGCTAAGAGAAGAATTTCATTTGGAGTTTCGACACTCACTCAAGCAGATTTTGATGTCTGCCTTGGGCGGCAGTGTTGATTGCTAGTCTTAATGCATGCCTAGATTGATGGAATTATGTACTAAACAATTCATGACTTTTCTTGGGCAGCCGAACTCATTGCCAGATTAATGAACTTAACAACAccaacttttattatttatacatttcttgTAAAGCCAAGGTGATTGCtacaataatgttattttttaacacCGACATTTAACTTTTTTGATGCATGCTTTGGCCAGGCAAGACGATTGCAAAATTTGTAATTTACCACACCGACCATTATCATTTTGTATGCATATACAGCACCAACGTTACCTTTGACTTTTTGTATCATGCACTGGGCAGTCAAgcttattgtttgaaaaaagtattttaccgACCTTTGACTTCTTGATGCAAGCCTTGACCAGCAAAGCTGTTTGCCATACTAAGTGCTTTACAACACCGACCTTTGCCTTATTTATGCAAGACTTGACCAGCAAAAATGTTTGCCAGaagtattttctttacaataacTACCTTTGACTTCTTTGTGCATGCTTTGGGCAGCCAAGCTGATAACAAGAGTAAAAACTTTACAACACCGACCTATGACTTATGCATACTATGGGTAGCCGAACTGTTTGACATAATTATGATCAGAATGAGTGTAAGCATGCCCAGGTGAATAGAGGCTCATGTTTGCTTGTTTTAAACGGAATACACCCTCGAACCGATCCTAATACTTACAGACGGTATTCACTTATGTAATGGATAAGATTGAATACGTTTTAATCCCCGCAGCCGAACCGAAGGTTCGGAAGAGGAATATTGTTTGCGTGATTTCCGCCCTTCCGGCAAACCAAACGTTTCGGGCGGGGATACTGTTTTTCGCGTTGTCAGCCCGTCCGTCATTCCAACCTTCATTCATTTCGTCCGTCAATCTGTCCGTCACATCCAGAACCATATCGTTCTAAGGCATTAGTTAGAATTATGTACCTTACATTAACGAACATTAACGTCCATATGTATGCCTTAGGCAGCAATACAAATAGCCAGAAGTATGTACTTTACAACACCGACCCTTAACGTCTTGACGAATGGAAACAGTACCAGGTAATTGAGGCTTACACTTGTTTTTGCTTGTTAAACGCCGTCAAAATAAACCCAGCATTTAAAGACGGTACTCACCAATGTAATGGTTactaaatactttaaaaacataaacacaagAGGATGTCATGTCAGTTAGATATTTGCAGAGACAGTTGGAAATTTTGTAGAAAATCGTGAACTCCTTACATGCATACCAAAAGCTTAAATATGCTTTGATCCTCATCTGTAAGCGACTAGCTGAATATAAAAAATGGGCAATTTAAGCAACGAAAGGAGTTAAGGGTATACTTTATCAAGCGCTTATGCTTCAAATCCATCGAAACCTTATATTCTTATCTTTTTtcttaaagttgtttgtttgatCTAAATAGTGTTTGCTATGGACAATAATTCACCAGTTGGTTTGTTCGAATTTTCACTATGTTGGTGTCGTTTGAAATGAACCCTGATTTATGATTTTCAATCGacagtttaaaaacatatttgctaagttttataacaattaatataaatgaattaatccTGGCTATCATTATCCAATTAATATATATAGGAAATCACTACAACACGTTATGTTCTTTAAAAGCGTTTATATAcgagtatacatgtatttatatatggaATTCAAAAATATCTATATTGGTTTGTTATGCCACTCAAATGTGTACTGACAAACAAATTAACAACATAAGTTccaagaaatatgaaaatacaaagctatataaagaaaatataccggcaaaaatataacacattacATTAATAGCATGCAAAAGCTtaagcaaaaaacaacattaataaaaaacGATGTTATATTATGAAAGTACAAAGCACAAATAACACGATCAGTACAACTTCTAAAACTCCTGTCATTCCCTCATCCTATGAGAAATATGGGACAGAGAATTAATAATGCAATGCAAtttacagggacaagctcagGAGTCcaacattcaaaaataagcCCTGCACAAGGCAATGGCCAGTCATTAATTAACAACAGGAACAAAACTCAACCACTTCCGAACACAACCTAGCAAATCTAACCAATTGCAACAAGAATTCACTATAGGATGTGGCCTCGGAATATCGCCGTCCAAAGAAggataatttacaatttaaaaaataaaatcaacccTCTTTTTCCCAAGTTTGATGGTCAATTTGCCATCTGTAAGTTCAAGTTGAAGATTTAAAAACTAAGTGTCTTGGTCAGACGTGTTTGATTTACTAAGTCTTATTTCTGAAGGGTATATCTTTTTGATATTTCCGTAAATGAGGGATTATCCAAACTTCAAATGTCAACACTGTACCCAAAGTATTGTCAGATATCTCAGAGAGCACACGAACTCCAGACTAAGAGATATTGAGCATATCACGCTCGTTACAATATAAAAAGGTCTGCAAGGTGCATACTTAGCATCCATAGGAATGCATAGTGTTTGCCGATTAAACTCGTGTCAAAAGTTACAGATACAGAGGAGACTGGACTGGCGTATTTAACGCAGGTACTTTGACTAGGACAATGTGATAGTTTCTTACGGATGTATGCCAATGGCATGATATTTAGACCAAGGATTTGACATGAGAAAAACGGGAAACAGGAGGTGTTGAATTACAAGGAAAAGTTGGGCTATGATTTGATAGAATATTTTATAGGGAACATACAGAGGAGGAGTTACCAAATActaagaaatacatatttgtgaatATTTGAACTTTCAACtttgataaatattaagtttatgagttgttttattattgaacataaacataattttgtcaatAAGTTGAGCAAGCTAAAATACGGACGCGCTACACTGAGATGAAAATACGGGAATAGTGTAACAAGAGACGTGCACCATAGGATCGATGTAACAAGGGACGTGCACCATAGGAACGATGCAACAAGAGACGTGTACCATATGAACGATGTTACAAGGGACGTGTACCATAGGAACGATGCAACAAGGGACGTGCACCATAGGAACGATGTAACAAGGGACGTGCACCATACGAACGATGTAACAACGGACATGCACGATAGGATCGATGAAACAAGGGACGTGCACCATGGGAACGATGAAACAAGGAATGTCCAACAAATGATCGATGTAACAAAGAACAGTTTGAATTTAAGTTGTCAAAGTTGTCAATATGCAAGCATTTTGTATTTATGAAGTCTAGAACATGGTGTAAGAATCTCAATCTTTCAGCTGCCCTGATCAAAATCAATCACGTTGCATCGAACCGGTTTGATGTGGATCAGAGACAAACCTCTACATAATCCAGGCTACTGAATATACCATTTATGCAGGAAAGCGTATTTGGAGTCAAGTGGAAACTGGGTACAAGTGACTTCCCCGCCTGAAAACTCCAGGATGTGAACGAGCCTGAGTTAaaatacaagataaacaattggGTTATAACATTCATTGGGTTAATGTTGGATTTGGGTAAATTATGTTAGAAACCTTCATTCTAaaagtagttttaaaagtttactCTTACAATGAAACGCCTTATCAATATGACGTGATTAAATAATGTAAGGTATATTATATTGGCTGGTCTGTTTCAATGTAGTATATACAAATACCTTTAACaacaattatgttatgttatacaAACCTTGGATTATCTATCGTCACATTAGATTTGATGTAGGTAAGGAGTTGGTCAAGGAAGTTGAAGCAAACATTGGGCTTCCATGGATCAGGGATGTCCTGAAATACAACTCATATTATAACgtactttttaaagttattaaaacgCCTATCAGTCTTTAATAAGTCTTACACGTTATCGTTAAGGATGCACTGTAactcaaaacattattaaacacattttcacaattgttttaatagaccaaaaagtatgaataaatcTCGAAAACAATACATCTTAtggaggataccgagtttaatttgaaacaagtATGCAGATAGcccggtattgctaccttatgagaccatagtagatcgTAGTAATTcgtttagcatttaccaatcatttaatatttttgcgttttaagcttttaaatacacggttataatattgtcaatagtaattgatattttccatatgcattatttagtaagtatttgaGGGTGTAATACtctaaatttatgtttgttttacaagtgtatgtattgattttgaataagagtgtcactttaaggattTCATCTATACAACTTGATGTCATAAATTGGTATGCCTGCCATTAAATGCACGAGGATCAAGGCCTTACAACCCCGCCGTCTCAAGTGGCCTACGACATAGCTAGGATAATGCAAATGAAAGACTACCAGACCCAAGTTTTATGATAAGAACATCAATTATCTATTTTAATGTGGATAGGAGACGTTTTTTAcacaatgaataaaaataaaaagtttgtcGTGGAATGAACCTTACATCATATTTTAATTTCGGCTGATTTTCGACAATTTCAAATCGCATGCTTTATTTTAGAGAATGCATCCTTGTtatgacatatttttatcagtatataaaatgattttatgcaTTTCAAAACGTACCATTAATTTCATAAGTTGAGCACTACCTTTAAACAATTGTGATCGTGTTGTAAAACTTCATCTCACAAAATGTGTAAAGCCACATTGGATATTGGGCCTATCTTGAACACACTTTCTGTCTATATGGATAGCATTTTGAGCGTATAGTTGTTGTCAGTATAAATGactttcaaatatcatttcagCCCATACAATAACTAATATTATTGTGCAAACAATCGGTCGAATTGCTTCGCTTTGCCTTTTGATGGCATCAGAACACGTAGCATCGAACACTTCATACCAAGGGTATGGCGTGAAAATATTTCATCGTTGCTTTTTCCTCAAATTAATAGAATCCTCGAATGTTATTTCATCATTCCCTATCCGCTTTGTTTATTAACACGTCGGAACTCGCTCGGGTAATTCAAAGGACGATCACATCTAATATTATGGATGTTTATGATTCGATCGATAAACgtcaaacaaactatttatttattttagcctTATCGCGAATACAATTTCAACAATATGCCcgtatattttcatgaaatgtaTTCATGTTTTGTTCTGCAAAGTCAAAATGCCATTCATGGccagttatgtttaaattataaacaaaagactGTCTAGAGGTTCCTTTGTGCGGTGATATATGTGTAATTGAGCTGCATTTCATGGGCTAATACAAAATAGTTGTAACTCAGTACGCAAATAGAAGGCCGTAAAACAGTCAAGTGCTAAACCTTAAACGTACTTTACCAAATACACattgtgtatatgtataataaatcaCCATTCCACAAGAACAGTTATTTCATAAACAGAATTTCCGAATATTCAACATCGTACTTACAATTCTACCAAGGATTaagtaaaacaacattaaaattacatgtaccAAGGGTCATTGAGATTATAACTTTCAGTCGGTTTTCAAGGTTCGAGTATTAAAAGAACATAATGCATTTTTCAATGAGTTAAATTAGAGCTctattttaaacgtttattaACGTTATTAAAAATGGAAGAATTTTAGGTTTCATTTTGCAACTTCTGATGAAATGTGACAGTTGATTTGCAATAACTAAAATGACTAaatttcaacaaagtttaaaaaatcagtcattttaacatcaactttaaatgagtccctttaaacaaaACCATTAAACTATATCTTACTTAATATAGTACAAACACATTAGTTATGCTCACAAGGCTCGCACCTATTTCGTATGGCATTATCAGCAATAtttgttgaatatatttttaaacgcattagttatttatttaaataaacaaaaggccTTACTCCTGCCATCGTTGGTAATTGTTGagttttgtatgtttgtagtTTGGTAACAGTTCCAGCATCGTCACGGAGCCCACAAACAATTTCGGGAACACCCGCAAGAACACTCTGTGTCCACCACTTCAGAAGCTTGAATCTGTATATGATACAATGGGAGCTACAGAGACGGACTCATCAGAACACTCCGTGTTGACCAATTTCGGAGCTTGGACATGtaaatgatacaatggaaactacagagacgGGCTTACAAGAACACACTGTGTTCACAACTTCAGGAGCTTGTACCtctaaataatacaatggaaattaTAGAAACGGATCCACAAGAGCACACTGTGTCTACCATTTCAAGAGCTTGTACCtgttaataatacaatggaaactgcagAGGCGGACTCATTGGAACACCCTTCGTCAAACATATCAGAAGCTTGGACCTGTATATGATACAATGGAAGTTACAGAGTCGGACTCAATGGAAGACTCTGTGTATACCACTTTAGGAGCTTGAACCTATAAATaatgcaatggaaactacagaggcGGACTCATAGGAACAGTCTGTGTCCACCACATTAGGAGCTTGAACCTGTAAATaatgcaatggaaactacagaggcGGACTCACAGAAACACTCTGTGTTTACCACTTCAGGAGCTTGTAACTGAAATAATGGGCACTTACTATGAATGTGAAAATGACCAGTCCCCAATTGTGAATCAAACAATCATGTTACAAATCCTAAAATAATACTTTGTAACAAAATTTTACCACAGGGTTGCATTATCCAATGGATTTACTAAAAAGCTACACCAAATGATCACGACATCTTGCATTAACTGCTTTGAAAACTGATCAAATATTGACATCCGCATATCGCTTAAGGAGGTGCTAGCGGCATTGATGATGTCTTCAATGAATCTTTTCAATAAACCATGATTAATATTGTCGGAAAAATAGGGTAGTTTGATGTTAGActtgtatttaaatacatgtgcaGAAAGACATACAAAGCATCAGACAAATTTAAGATAATACATAAGATTCTAACAGCTAAAACAACCATTTCTGCCACACCTTTTAAAACTGCCTCTCTGCAATGAGGAATGTGAGGTGGTTTTGAACTCAACATAATGTTCCCCCATAGACCCATCTGGATTTACAGGTACAGCATCGACCTCGCCACAGTATACTGGAACGATATAATGGATTCATCGACAAATACCcgttatttattacaaaataaaaaagcgtATATTTGACTACACAACAACCCatgataatgtaaatattagACCTTTACCCTTAATATGCTGTTTATGATGCTACGTGACTTTTAAGTTGCACACTTTTTATATTCCAATGCACAGTAATCGTTACTGAACTCAACCAAATACGATTTATAATTCTAGAAATTGCATGTTTGAcgtacaaaaatatgtttacggAATAAAATTATCGTTcggtcaaaatatataaaattacttaGTGTGTGGGCGCCGACCTGGGATTTCACAACAGTATAGAAGGCTTCACAGTTGTTATATTGCAGGTCTGGATTTGGAACGGAATCTTTGGAACCTGCATTacgtttaaattaaatatgttaatacatatgtattgtaCGTAAACATCAGGGGCCGTTTTGTTAAAGGATTTTCTTCGTTAGTTCAATAACATTAAATTGTAAAAGTTTCACAAATGGCAACACTCGGATTTTTTGCTTCCTACATTCTGTGCTCATTTTGAATACTGTTTAAAATCAATTCACACACAAATGTtgtgttatataatatttgtgTGGAACAGGTTTTCAGAGAACCAGCCATCTATATGCAGAAACAATATTCCTCCAATAgcttataatgttatattactTGATGTGATATGATAAATGTGAACGTTGAACTTTGTCTAAGACTTCTACACAATTGGTCGAACTATGTCCTACTTGCGGTGAGATACTGCTCGAACTTGAAGCCCCACGCACACATCTCTTCGTCCTT
The Mya arenaria isolate MELC-2E11 chromosome 12, ASM2691426v1 DNA segment above includes these coding regions:
- the LOC128212165 gene encoding decapping and exoribonuclease protein-like, which produces MAGFNTDIRRFDGPNSGFKHHGEIGCFSLDINREFQDDNRQRKYFIKPSNYNNVRYDLTKGYEGMVKRDEYKNEQLDHLLKWIRKHEQGITQIDFICDRSLLKRLLSTLYTRKEDWKFAVTLHNSTYYLCDYHTDQKLALKQQMMGGKDEEMCAWGFKFEQYLTASSKDSVPNPDLQYNNCEAFYTVVKSQVGAHTLIYCGEVDAVPVNPDGSMGEHYVEFKTTSHSSLQRGSFKRFKLLKWWTQSVLAGVPEIVCGLRDDAGTVTKLQTYKTQQLPTMAGDIPDPWKPNVCFNFLDQLLTYIKSNVTIDNPRLVHILEFSGGEVTCTQFPLDSKYAFLHKWYIQ